In the Salvia miltiorrhiza cultivar Shanhuang (shh) chromosome 8, IMPLAD_Smil_shh, whole genome shotgun sequence genome, TTGCCTCAGCTGTGTATGTGTAATCATAAGGCACTGCATTCGCTTCAAATACTGTGTAGCAGAGAAACAGTAGTTGTCAGTTTATGATGTattcatttcatttattttatgtaatgcgagtaaagaaaatgaaaagcaAAATTCATGGATTATCACAAAACAAAttatagaaaatgaaaataaggtAGTACCGAAGAATATAATTAGAGCAAAAATGGCGAAGACAACAGAATTGGATGCTGCCaacatttttttatgtatatctTTTTATCCCTATTTACTGGTGATGGGCATTACGGGGTTTAAATAGAATTATTAGAGCGCAGTAGATAATGTTTAATTCGGCAATGGTGAAGATTTTTTGAATTCAGAGACGGATATCGGTAATTATACCATAAGTGAGTACAAAATTAATTGCAAATTGACTTAAATTAAGGCATGCAGTTAGTTACACGTATTTCACTTTCTTCTCTCGTCAGAATCTGAATGGgagatatattttatttattatagagttttttttttttttgaggcgatTTATTATAGAGTTTGTATCATTATAAGTGAGTAATCAGGGCGTTGCTCAAACCGGCAAGTCGGCAACTGGTATTGGTAAGGAGGAGATCTCCGCGGGCTTCttaatttgaattatatatattcttGAAACAGTATGAACTGTAATTACTCAATTAAATATTGAGAAAATATATTCCGCTATTAAAATTCAtcgatttaaaaaatatttattcataattgatatttattattaaaaattgaagcttgaaaaaaaaatcatatattctTGTTATGGAATAAATAATATAGCAATGACCATTTATTaaacaaaaattgaattttaaatacAAAAGTATAATTATATACCCTGATTGAGTAATAatgattataatttaaaattacaaataaaattaaacatggCGGATTAAAATTGAgggtataataattaaaaaaccaaaaaacataaaaaaatgaaaaaacacCAAAAATGGAATTTAGGACCCGATATCGATGGGATGGACTATAAATTTAGTTAAGTGAAATGGTTGGATTTGTTGATCACATTCACATCATATATATACCATCAGTTACTAGTCGCGTAAaggtttcaaataaaaattactaatcGAAATTTgtgatttaaatttttttatataataaaatatttatatataagttatttctctaattaatttaatttgatgtgaCACAATTATTTTaccaaataaatattaatttttggttGAAATACTAGaaatgtcatttttataaattttcatttaattaaattttctaAAATATCGATGTAGAATTGAAGattttagaaaaagaagaagaagaagaagaagaaaaaatatatgaatttgatgGAGTACATAATGGAGGGATTGATGTACCGTATTATTGTTAATCGTGTATAGATAATATTTACTCATTTTGTAGAAATTTTTCACATTGATAAACACGAATTAATTTAAGATCACATCTCATATCATCTCTTCTGAACCATGCATGTAGGACCAAATCATCATCTAGAGCTTGAAAGATAACATCTTGCTTTTGAATGTTGAACTTCTAAACTAATTTTTGAGTGTCGAACTTCTTAGCATTATCCCATCTGGAGCTTGAAATACTATATTTAACTTTTAAGCATTATTATCTGAAGTTTaaaagatcataactaactctTGAACGTCATCTCATCTGGagcttcaaaaaataaatttgacttATGAATCACATAGAAAATTAATGTAGGATGATAAAATACACTgtgattaaatatttaaatttttggccAAATAAAactgaagaaataatttatttagtcagaattatttatcttttaaattaaatcaaataaaaaaaattatttaaccaaataaatttgatcaaattaaagTAACAATGTGTATTAATCTTAATTACTCCACCAATAATTTAGATTAAGAACATCTTTTTATATAGGTTTTTCATTTggtgaaatttaataaaaaaatcaatgtaaGATGAGAAAGTTTACTATgatttgaaatatttatttaggtTCTCCGACATAGTattaaaaatcaatatgaaATTACTTATCAAGATAATTAGAATGAAGGAGATTTAAGAATTTTCAAaagaatataattttaagatacCATATAAGCAaatccttttatttttatttttatgatatatactataaaataaGATATGATGATCATATGGATATAGATGCTAACAGAAACATAACATAAAAGAGGGAAAAGATCTttattagtattaattaattccttCTCATGCTAACAAAAACATACATATATAAGGAATATTTTCATTACGATATCAAAATTATGTTTGGATAAAGTTATCCATACATACTATGTATAGACACTATAGAATATTTTAGTATATCATGATTAATTAGAatataattttacatttttagacgtggattttttttttttgaaattaatttcaaatttcaaaatacatctatttcttaataattaaatattttttatatatagtattaaaaaaattatactatgtttgattaattaattaattaactaatacCTAATAtgaattgttttatttttggatatgTTGAGTTGATTTTATTCAAATAGTGAGATATATTGTGTCATAAAATAGTTTCATATTTATCCAtgtaataatatttatttattttaaattataatttaatactaatttaatttatcataTGATTAGGGGTGTGCAGACGCAACCCGGACCCGCCCGGACCGacgggttcggtccggaccgaaccgacCCACTGTATGTATTCGGTCCGAGTTGGGTCCATTTTCTAGGACCGAATATTttccgggtcggtccgggtcgcAACCCGGTCGAACCCGCCGAACCCGGAACCGACCCGgtctattataaatttaatatttaatttatatatttaatatttataataatattaattataacttaaattaaatttctaAGTTTCTAACCCTATTATACTTCACGTGAATCACATCTGGGAGAGTCTTCAGACTTCAAACTCGTTTCCTAACCCTAGCCTGCCGCACCCAGCCACCCACCCACTGCCCGCCGCCTCGCCGCCCCGCCGTACCGGACCGCCCAGACGCAGACCGGCAGATGGCAGACGGCAGACGCCCAGGCCCCAGACCGCCAGACGCAGACGACGCCCAGGCCCCAGACTCGCGTGCCCAGATCCTGACCGCGCGACGCTCGCCCACTGCCCTCGCCCCTCAACCTTCGCCGACGCCGCCTCGCCACGGCCTCCTCCGGTAAGTTTTCATAACTGCTGTGCAAAAACAGGTGCTGAATTTGGAAAGAAAAAATAGGGAAAAAAATAGGTTAAAAGCGGGTCTGACCCGGACCGGACCGGACCCGTTGCTCGGGTTTGGTCCGGTCCCGGGTCGGCCCGAACAAATGTTTCGGTCCGGGTCGAtccttttttttgaaattttcggGTCTGCAAACCCGGCaggtcggtccgggtccgacccgctgcacacccctaCATATGATATGTTTTTTTTAGATAACAAGTACATATTTGACATGTATAAAGTTTTGCCCTTTTTccaagagtaaaattttgaactagccaaaatgaagcataaaacacaatttatggccacacattgaaaaaacacaaaatttggccatatttattgatttggacgtttttacccttaattaggcggaccgggtaggatcaggcacgcgggtcgcgtgccgggtcgggttaggcacttatggcactattagtgccataagtgccaagattttactttggttttattttggatttccgttggcacttatggcactattagtgccataagtgcccaaatgaccattttacttggttgccataagtgccatacgcgcagcacaaatacaaaaacaacaacatcatttaaaccctaaatgaaacatctaaaccctaaatggataatctaaaccctaaatggaacatctaaaccccaaatggataatctaaaccctaaatggaatatctaaaccctagggggaagttgcacttatggcactaatagtgccatacgtgcagcacagatcagatcagatcagatctgtgaATGgatgaaatcgaaggaggcggagatcagatctgccgatggaggaggcggcgcaacaaTCAgttcagatccaccgccgccgcctcatcagatcagatccaccgccgcctcatcagatcagatctgtcacCGCCGCctacagatcagatcagatctacCGACACCTGGTGCTCCTCCACCGCCGTCCTCCCAAACGGCACCGTCCTCCAGACCGACGATTACAACGACGGCGATCGCGCCGCCCGACTCTACAAGCCCTACGCTGCCGCTGACGCCTCCTACGACTGGCAGGAGATCAACCCTGCCCTCGCCCTGCGCTGCTGGTACGCCACCAACCACATCCTCCCCGACGATCGACTTATCATCGTCGGCGGCCGCCGCCAGTTCAGCTGCGAGTTCTACCCGAGGAGATCGGAAGCCGAGAGGCCACGCAACCTGCCGTTtctggaaagagagagagggattggagatgagaaagagagaggagagagagagaagggtagaatagtcatgacatacaaaaaatggccaaaatttatgttttttcaaatggtggacaaaatttgatgttgtatgttgaatagagccattcggccctattgtttctttttCCAATTTGATTGAACAAGCGGTAAAGTGGCAAATAGTTATGTTATCAACTATAGTTGCTAGGTCCGATCCTACGATCAATTCATTTTAGAAGTAAtgtatttttcttctttcttcttttttattttcttattttgtatgtatttaattttttaagtatttttttcatttataatttcttattttaaatttccgtcatattatttttttaaaaaaaatcggttGGTGAACTTGAATTTCACATATATAGTTCAAAATAGTTTTTTACTACTATTAAATTTCAATTTACTAATTTCTCATTGTTTTTTACTAGAAATAATCGAACAAAAAATCTATTGTGTGAGTAGTATTCTTAGTTCTATATCTATTCATATTGAAATTTGAGTGTTGGAATCAAACTTTACTAATGTACATAATTAGcagggctgtaaatgaactaAGCTACTCATGAGTTATTCAAAGTTCGAGTCGATAAAAACTTGTTTGAAATTATTTGAAGCTCGTTAGCTAAAGAAACCAACTTGAACAAGATAATATTATTGGACTCGTTAGCTCGTAAACAAACTTGATGAGTAATTAACCATGAAAAGTTTAATTTATATCCAGCCTTACAGAATATTAATCCATGAATAATGAGTCACACCCTGCCAAAAGTagcattttttaatataaaattctaGTAAAGGCCCTAAACCTTAAGAGTAATCCATCAAAGAGTTCACTTAAGAATTCGATTAAGTGACTCATCATTTCGCCGCTAAATTTTGTAAAGTAGAACATAAATCGATATTTTTTCTAAAGTTGAGGGAAGTAAGAACATAAATTAAGGATAAGCTTTAGAAATCGTTAAAAGttgtaaacacaaattatgattaactttttttttttttttaaatatagatGATGAAATTTGCTAGCTGGAGATGACAAAGCAAACATCAGTTGGTGATTTTTTTATTGTGTagattttatacaaaaaaagaaCTATTATGATCATtttgaaaaatgaatgaaaatttatGATTTTGAAGATTTTATGATTAATTTTGCCGTTGTATGTAATTCCTCCTGTGATAGCAACCACCAGCCCTTAATTACTGGATGAAATTGGGTAATTCGTGTATAAGTATATGAACTTTTCTCACTTTTTAgtatttaatatgaattttaaaatctaattgtaaatacatgaactttaaaattacttaatttttggccagttatttatttttctcaagTTAAAGCTGATTTGGAGTGCCTGAATATTGGCGTGGACAAATTGGCGTTGAGATACAATAACGTCGTTTTTTGTTAGAGGAAAATAACCCAAAACTAAAATCTGAAAGTGGACGATACAATATTTGTCTACAAATTTCACACTTCGTTCAATAAGATTTAGGGATTCCACAGCCAAATTCAGAATTTCGTTCCAACATCGATGGATTCTTCAGCCAAAGCTTTTGCGAGCTCGTCGAGGGGTTGGGCTCGAAACATTAAAGCGATGTGCGGCCATGGTTTGCAAACTGCGACACATCAACGACACAGAAAAACCATGGACGACATTATTATCATTGTTCTCTGACGCATGATaaggattttatttttttcgagaTTATGAAGTTGGTTTTTGAACGttgaaattatgaaattaattcTGAAATCTAAAAATTGATAACACACATTTTTTTCAAGTAGACAAACTAAGAGCATAtaaattagtaatttaattcgatcatataattttaatttaataaattaaaccCGAGCGATTGTTAATAATTATAATCTCGATGGGAAAAATGGTGGCTGGATTtaacacatagacaagaagaagaaaaaaagtaaCTCTGGGAATTAATAGAGATTATGTATGATATACATTCCCATATATCAGCGAGTCTTGAACTTAACGGCGGTGACATCTCCGCCAGGCATAAGATTAAACGTCTGTGGTTCGGCAGCTTGAGCTCCGTCAGCGCGAGTGACAGTGGCCTCGTATTCGCCGTGGAATAGCGAAGTTTCAAAGGCGCCGGTGGCGTCCGTTTTGCCGTTAGTATCGGGCACTCTGATGAACTCGCTCATGAACTTGTCGAGGATGTCTCCGGGCGGCACGTTTTTGTATTCAAGGTCGGTCAAGCACATCTTCCAGCACCCGTCCTTTTTGTCGCCCATGGCCCCCCACACTATAATGCCGTTGACGTAGGGGTGCGAGTGAAGCTCGTGCAGCAGCGGCTCCATATATTGAAGCTGCATATATACGCGCGGTTGCAAACATTAATATATAtcagaattaattaaattaatgttGGTAAGTAGACATATATAATATTACCGTCCATTTTTTGTATATGCTGTCGACATCAAACTCAGTGACCCAAATGGGGAATCCGGTGGCATAAAACATATCAATGGAAGCCCTAATGTAGGGGAAATTGGGCTCAACGTAGTTGAAATGGCTCTCGAGGCCGATGCCTAGAGGGCCGTTGTAGCCTGCTTTCCTGATCTCGTCGATCTTCTGCAAATACTTCCAGGTGGCGGCGAAGGATTGGAGGCTGACGTCCTCGATGACGTTGTATTCGTTGAGGAAGGGGATGGGGAGAGGGTCGAGGTGGTGGAGGAGGTTGAAGACGTCGGCGCCGTGGTTGGTGACGCTGCTGATGTTGTTGTAGTGCATGTTCTCGTTGATGACGTCCCAGTGGAAGAACTGGCCTTTGTACCTGGTGACGACGGAGTTGGCCCGCTTGAGGGCAGCCTCGCGCTTCTGGTCATCAGGCAGCGTTTTTACCCACTCCGGCAGGTACTCGGGGTCGTCCCACACGATGTTGTGGCCGCGCAACCTGATGTTGTGCTTCTTTGCAAACTCCAGCATCGCATCCGGGACCGAGTAGTCCTCCTCCCCCTGCTTCAACTCGGTTGCCTGCCATTTCAGCTCGTTTTCAAATACTGCATATCTGAATCCTTTTTCTAAGAACCATTTCTGGTATGCTTCGTTTTTCACGATCAAAAAGTTCATGGCGCAGCCGAACGGGAAATGCGGCTCCCGTTGTTTGATGGACACGCTCGCGTCCGCCACCGCCTTTCCCAATTGATCCGCTACTTCAAATTTCACTTTCGCCTTGCGCACCTgcaaatcatcatcatcatcattttcCACATTATACTAACTccattaattatttctaatttctACCTTTTCAAGGCTCTCAGCTTGGTGGGAATTCCACTCTTCTTGCGTAAAAGGCTGCAGTGAGACGCTATCCACCCACATATCAAATCCTGTAGAGTTGGTCTAGACACACAAGAAAACAAaattcagagagagagagtctagagagagagagatagaaggatgaagagagagagagagacatcaAAATGGAGCGCAGCCGGTTCAGTAACGTTGACATGAAAGCCACCTTTGAACATGGTCCAACAACCGGCCTTGGCCGTAATAAAGTTGGCAGTTTTGTTGCCGGTGCTTGTGACTACTTTGCCTTGCACCGCAGCTTCTCCCTCGCTTATTTGGAACCATGCTGTAAatactaatattaatattttcaattaattaatgaacaataaataaaaaagaagtaTTAATTACCCGAAACAGTGTAGAGTTTGCCCTTCTCCACGTTGAAGGCCAGAGAGAGGCCGTCAGACTGGGGCGTGACTATGTTAGAAACGACGGCGTATGCATTGCCGTCGGGCGATTTGGCAGTTGATATTTTGGCATTTCCAGCTGCTGCCCATCCCTTGAGTTCTTCGTCGAATTCCGGATTTACGGCGATTCCGCCCTTGTATTGCGGCGCCCCGGGCTTCGCCACACACTGTCCACATGTAATTgcaaacttaattaatactccactAATAATCATGTAAATTAAATGCATCATGCTAATTACCCCAAGTACGTATGAGTAATCATACGGCACCGCATACACTTGAAAACCTGACCAACACCACACAAATACATGTCATCTCAGTTTATTTGATCACCAAAAACACATGATATATGAGAGATTAGTAGGTACCTAAGAAAATACTTAGAGTGAAAAATGTGAAGAGAAAAGAATTGAAAGTGGTCTTCATTTTTGACGGTGTTAATTTCTTCTTCTCTGCTATATGCTGCTTTTATACGTATGTTGTGATGATATGAAGATTGGGGTAAAAAGCCGAGAATGGTGGGCCTTCACTCATCATTTTCTAACAATCACGCTAAAACGGGTTTGAATTGGTCTTGCATTTGCTAAAACTTGTAAGATGATTGAATTTTAGTTGCAAGATCCACTTTTTTATACTTTCATGTAATAAGTGCGTATGATATGTTTTGAAGTGATTACATGGTCTGGTTTATATTTTTTAGAGCTGTTCCGTTTACCCCTTGTATTTAGGGGGCGGTTCTTGGCCTGCTTGGACTTGTCGGTCGCACAGGGCTCCAAAAACAATAACGGGCCTAAAAATACATAAGTTCATACAAGtattatatactctctccgtacctgaaataagttcatctttttccattttgggacgtcccccaaataagttcccctttctttctttctatttttggacaactaccccatcactaataatattttatttattcttacttttcactttttcaccactctcaatactaattataacactttttcaccttttcaccagaatcaccactctcaatactaattataatatatttttttccactatcaatacacttttccattttccttaaaactcgtgccgtcctcaaagaggaacttattttggggacggagggagtataattgtTGAAACTCTTATTAACGAACGACCTAATATAAAATTAGTGGAGAAGctcctttctttgttttttctttaCTTACGAAatatgagtggagaaatgaattcatttaaaaaatagtattaataataataattaattatattatgagtGAGGAAAATGATCCACCATACGATAGAAAGTTTCTGAAAATAGCAACGTTTTAatatcttttttaataaaatgataaggATGCAATTGATTGCTTTGAGGAGCTTAAGAAAAGACATGGGCTCACCTCTTTTTCTCTAAGGCATCTGAATTTAAACACCTTAGCAAAAGAAAAGGAGGTCAGACCTCAAAACAACCAATTGCATCCTTATCATCACTTTGAAATACTAAAACATTGTTACAATGATTAGTAGGTAACAAGAAGACATCCTGAACATCATCAACGGTCAAAACGATTGTTATACTGTTTGAAAATCATAAAACTCTATTATTAGGATTGGAATTAAGAAACCAATCCATTTTGCCAGGCTATGTATTTTAAATCATCAATAACTtgacataaaattgtgggacgaCATTTGATTATATGCACTAAACTTGAATCACTTAAAAAATACCAATTCACCATTTAAATACACAAAAGAATATATAACATACTTAATagaaaatatgaattttattcaaacaaaatataatataggTACTAAGCAATGCTTGCATTAGCAGTATATTTATTGATCCAGATACTTACTTATCTAACACAAATACTACTCCATAAGCAAGCGATACATTGTAACATGCACGTcacaatataaatataaataaaatcatcttACCCGCTTGTTtccttctccttttctattTAGGCTCAGGAGCAGGCTCACTAATGCTCCCtaataagaaaaaattattttccagaAAAAGATTGATCTTATTTTCTTTATCGTGCCTTGGCTTTAATTGTGATGATATAAACTATAACAAACACAAATAAAGAATTAGAAAAGAAATGCAGTAATTGAATTATATTCATAGGAAGAATGTGACAATACCTCAATTGAAGTCGTTTATAATGATGGAAGGTGCTGCGCGGTAGCAGACAAAACAATAGTTGAATGGGGAGACACGGCTCAAGCACCTGGCCCCAACGGGGGAACTTACGGCGACTGCCAACTGGAGGAGGCGCACAGGCAGCGAGAGGCGCAGCACTAAGCAGTGTAGGGCACTGCATCGCCGATTGGAGTTAGGTCATTAAGGAGGCGGAGTAGGGCACTGCGTCGCCGACGGCGAGGGGAAATTCTGGCTCAATGCGAGACGGAGAGGGTGAACTGTTTCGGCGCAGGATTCAAGGAGAGGGAAAGAAAGTGAATTGGGTCAAATATAGCAGGTCAAAAAATGTGGGTCGGGTCAACCCGTGATCCGCGAAAAGATCAACATGTACATGTACATGTTTGGTTTGTGTTATGCCACGTTTGGCGTGTACGATCGCGATCGAGTAACCTTAATTTGCTGCTCTCAGTAATTTCATTCATGGAGCTCGCTAGAGTAGTGAAGCTTCCACTTTCTTCATTCCTTGTTCGGGAAAAACAAATCCAACACCCAAACACGCCATTAATCCACACTAGAAAAAGCCTTCGGCACCAGAATCTCAATTCATCTCCCAATTATTCCATCACGCCAAAAACCCATTTCAAATCCCAACTTAACGATGAAACAACAAGAAGCAATTCTGAAATCTGTGGTGCCAAATTCAACCAGAAAACCCCATCTGAAAAGACAAATAACCTCGAAAGTTACGCGCCCACAATGTCTGAGATCGTGGAGTCATCCAGATTGCAGAACCTCGATCTTCAGCTTCAAAGATTTGGGCCCTTTTTCAGGATTACCGCCAAAAGCTTGGAATCGGGAAGTGAATTGGGGAGGGCGGAGGGAGTGATTAGGTTTTGGTTTGGGGGCAAAATTCTGCATTTGGATTCGATGAAGCTTCAGAGGGAGACAATTGGGATGAGTAAATCCATATTTGGGATTGGGTTATTTCTTGGCGCTGTAGCGATAAGGCTTGGATATGACTGTGGATGCGTTAAAGCTGAGTTGCTTGCTATCAACGACACTCATCTTT is a window encoding:
- the LOC131000818 gene encoding uncharacterized protein LOC131000818 gives rise to the protein MWVGSTRDPRKDQHVHVHVWFVLCHVWRVRSRSSNLNLLLSVISFMELARVVKLPLSSFLVREKQIQHPNTPLIHTRKSLRHQNLNSSPNYSITPKTHFKSQLNDETTRSNSEICGAKFNQKTPSEKTNNLESYAPTMSEIVESSRLQNLDLQLQRFGPFFRITAKSLESGSELGRAEGVIRFWFGGKILHLDSMKLQRETIGMSKSIFGIGLFLGAVAIRLGYDCGCVKAELLAINDTHLYHSKLVRFYKRLGFKEVYEVKGGSVRDLSDMLVWGGVGTRMDANLQHLMLKWCSRFKPTAPT
- the LOC131000817 gene encoding endo-1,4-beta-xylanase 5-like, yielding MKTTFNSFLFTFFTLSIFLGFQVYAVPYDYSYVLGCVAKPGAPQYKGGIAVNPEFDEELKGWAAAGNAKISTAKSPDGNAYAVVSNIVTPQSDGLSLAFNVEKGKLYTVSAWFQISEGEAAVQGKVVTSTGNKTANFITAKAGCWTMFKGGFHVNVTEPAALHFDTNSTGFDMWVDSVSLQPFTQEEWNSHQAESLEKVRKAKVKFEVADQLGKAVADASVSIKQREPHFPFGCAMNFLIVKNEAYQKWFLEKGFRYAVFENELKWQATELKQGEEDYSVPDAMLEFAKKHNIRLRGHNIVWDDPEYLPEWVKTLPDDQKREAALKRANSVVTRYKGQFFHWDVINENMHYNNISSVTNHGADVFNLLHHLDPLPIPFLNEYNVIEDVSLQSFAATWKYLQKIDEIRKAGYNGPLGIGLESHFNYVEPNFPYIRASIDMFYATGFPIWVTEFDVDSIYKKWTLQYMEPLLHELHSHPYVNGIIVWGAMGDKKDGCWKMCLTDLEYKNVPPGDILDKFMSEFIRVPDTNGKTDATGAFETSLFHGEYEATVTRADGAQAAEPQTFNLMPGGDVTAVKFKTR